In one window of Cellulophaga sp. HaHa_2_95 DNA:
- a CDS encoding competence/damage-inducible protein A: protein MNAEIITIGDEILIGQIVDTNSAFIGKELNKIGVSVYQITSIQDEKSHILQALKDAESRVDIVIITGGLGPTKDDITKHTLCEYFDDSLVQNDMVLDHVKELFEKYISTSPLLQVNIDQALVPSKATILHNANGTAPGMWMTKNDTVFVSLPGVPFEMKYLIAHEVVPKIQKEFNRPFILHRTIITYGIGESALADRISEWEECLPPSIKLAYLPSLGMVRLRLSSRGAVQEEVEAVMALETKKLYRLIDDVIYGEEDDETIEAVIAKLLTSKKMTLAMAESFTGGTISEHLTAIPGASAYFKGCLVSYATEVKINVLKVPKEVIEMHSVVSAQVAEAMAINVRKLLKSDFSIATTGNAGPTKGDSNEEVGSVFIAVATPKGVYSEKFMMGSQRERVVQKSVNKALEMLQKEISKF, encoded by the coding sequence ATGAATGCGGAGATAATTACTATTGGTGATGAAATTCTTATTGGCCAAATTGTAGATACAAATTCTGCTTTTATTGGTAAAGAACTCAATAAAATAGGAGTTTCTGTATATCAGATTACTTCTATTCAGGATGAAAAAAGTCATATTCTTCAAGCATTAAAAGATGCAGAGTCACGGGTAGATATCGTAATTATTACAGGCGGGTTAGGGCCTACCAAAGATGATATTACCAAGCATACTTTGTGTGAATATTTTGATGACAGTTTAGTGCAAAACGATATGGTTTTGGATCATGTTAAAGAATTGTTTGAAAAGTATATTTCAACCTCTCCGCTTCTCCAAGTAAATATAGATCAGGCCTTAGTGCCTTCAAAAGCTACTATTTTGCATAATGCAAATGGAACAGCTCCAGGCATGTGGATGACAAAGAATGATACTGTCTTTGTTTCGCTTCCGGGGGTGCCTTTTGAGATGAAATATCTAATAGCGCATGAAGTGGTTCCTAAAATTCAAAAAGAATTTAATAGGCCGTTTATTCTACATAGAACAATCATCACTTACGGTATAGGGGAAAGTGCGTTAGCAGATCGTATTTCAGAATGGGAAGAGTGTCTGCCACCCTCCATAAAGTTGGCATATTTACCTAGCTTAGGAATGGTGAGATTGCGTTTAAGTTCAAGGGGAGCTGTGCAGGAAGAGGTGGAAGCTGTTATGGCTTTGGAAACTAAAAAGTTGTACCGCCTTATTGATGATGTTATTTATGGTGAGGAAGATGATGAAACCATTGAAGCGGTTATCGCTAAATTGTTAACCTCGAAAAAAATGACACTAGCAATGGCAGAGAGTTTCACGGGTGGAACAATTTCGGAACACCTTACAGCGATACCAGGAGCGTCTGCCTATTTTAAGGGTTGTCTAGTGAGTTATGCTACTGAAGTAAAGATTAACGTTCTGAAAGTTCCAAAAGAAGTGATTGAAATGCATTCTGTAGTGAGTGCGCAAGTAGCAGAAGCTATGGCGATTAATGTTCGAAAACTCTTAAAATCAGATTTTTCAATTGCCACTACAGGGAACGCTGGTCCGACGAAAGGAGACTCTAATGAGGAGGTTGGAAGTGTTTTTATTGCCGTTGCAACACCTAAAGGAGTGTATTCTGAGAAGTTTATGATGGGGAGTCAGCGCGAAAGGGTTGTGCAAAAGTCTGTAAATAAGGCACTTGAGATGCTTCAAAAAGAAATTTCAAAATTTTAA
- a CDS encoding Hpt domain-containing protein, with protein sequence MIYSLDKINELADGDEDFIQSVVSAFLDEVPEDLEQLEVAIGQKNYSNIYQLAHKIKPNVDLLGMEQTRAAALDIENIGKVGDENPSLDQIFPILKKDIHQVISELKKDFGL encoded by the coding sequence ATGATTTACAGTTTGGATAAAATTAATGAGTTGGCAGATGGGGATGAGGATTTTATTCAGTCCGTAGTTTCTGCTTTTCTCGATGAGGTTCCAGAAGATTTGGAACAATTAGAAGTTGCTATAGGTCAAAAAAACTATTCCAATATATATCAATTGGCGCACAAGATTAAGCCTAATGTAGATTTGTTAGGCATGGAGCAAACTCGTGCAGCAGCCTTAGATATAGAGAATATTGGTAAAGTTGGGGATGAAAATCCTAGTCTAGACCAGATTTTTCCTATTCTTAAAAAAGACATCCATCAAGTGATTTCTGAACTTAAAAAAGATTTTGGTCTTTAG
- a CDS encoding fumarylacetoacetate hydrolase family protein: MKIICIGRNYTAHIAELQNEKPKDPVVFIKPDSSVLPKEQDFYIPEFSNDIHYEVEVLVKIKKVGKHISEKFAPNYYDEVGLGIDFTARDVQQALKEKGLPWEKAKGFDGATVIGNWVPKEKFESIDNLGFQLLKNDEVVQDGNTNLMLWKIDELIAYVSTFFTLKKGDVLFTGTPAGVGSVKTNDYLSGRLEGVEMFNVTIK, from the coding sequence ATGAAAATTATTTGTATTGGAAGAAATTATACGGCACATATTGCAGAGTTGCAAAATGAAAAGCCTAAAGATCCGGTAGTATTTATAAAGCCAGATTCTTCTGTTTTGCCTAAGGAACAAGATTTTTATATTCCTGAATTCTCTAATGATATTCATTATGAAGTAGAGGTTTTGGTTAAAATTAAAAAAGTAGGAAAGCATATTTCGGAAAAATTTGCGCCCAACTATTATGATGAAGTAGGTTTGGGAATAGATTTTACGGCCAGAGATGTGCAGCAAGCTTTAAAAGAAAAAGGATTGCCATGGGAAAAAGCTAAAGGTTTTGACGGGGCAACGGTTATTGGAAATTGGGTGCCTAAGGAAAAATTTGAATCGATTGATAATTTAGGTTTTCAATTGCTAAAGAATGATGAAGTGGTACAAGATGGAAATACAAACTTGATGCTCTGGAAGATAGATGAGTTGATAGCGTATGTGAGCACATTCTTCACTTTGAAGAAAGGCGATGTGCTATTTACGGGGACCCCGGCGGGTGTTGGTAGTGTTAAAACTAATGACTACCTTTCAGGTAGGTTAGAAGGCGTAGAGATGTTTAATGTAACTATTAAATAA
- a CDS encoding carboxypeptidase-like regulatory domain-containing protein, with protein sequence MSRFFFVFIFGFHFATAQEIYFEGVVYDSKTKETIPFVNLSFLNTLKGTSSDEEGHFFMDLPSSFLEKQLHISSLGYKDTIVAASQVFKAKKFNLVPESFELNEVVVSETLGNSDVLNPISSYSVKSGFSSSSTPWVLALYYPNIGQQKKYVDKVTIFFQDNAAFKGEASKFRVRVYDVDKETKKPTKDLLRKSFVLEAESGKDYVSLDLSALRIQMPRAGVYIGLEWLFVPSNWYKNTGKHNITNALLVEDRFAPTFGGVYNKNQNFKVMVYGMGAWTDFVVKSRNSTGNLIPAVSLKLSKK encoded by the coding sequence ATGTCGCGTTTTTTTTTCGTTTTTATTTTCGGATTTCATTTCGCAACAGCACAAGAAATATATTTTGAGGGTGTTGTCTATGATAGTAAGACTAAGGAGACCATCCCATTTGTTAATCTTAGTTTTTTAAATACATTAAAAGGAACTTCTTCTGATGAGGAAGGGCACTTTTTTATGGATTTGCCATCGTCCTTTTTGGAGAAACAATTGCATATCTCATCCTTAGGTTACAAGGATACTATCGTTGCAGCTTCTCAGGTTTTTAAAGCGAAGAAATTTAATTTGGTGCCAGAATCTTTTGAACTTAATGAAGTAGTAGTTTCGGAGACTTTGGGAAATTCAGATGTGTTAAATCCAATTAGCAGTTATAGTGTAAAGAGTGGGTTTTCATCCTCATCAACGCCTTGGGTTTTGGCTTTGTATTATCCCAATATCGGACAGCAGAAAAAATATGTAGATAAGGTTACCATTTTCTTTCAGGACAATGCCGCATTCAAAGGAGAGGCTTCAAAATTTAGGGTTCGTGTGTATGATGTGGATAAGGAAACCAAAAAGCCGACAAAAGATCTGCTGCGAAAAAGTTTTGTGTTAGAGGCAGAGTCCGGTAAAGATTATGTGTCATTAGACTTATCAGCACTTCGGATACAGATGCCGAGAGCAGGAGTTTATATAGGTTTAGAGTGGTTATTTGTGCCTAGTAACTGGTACAAGAATACGGGGAAACATAATATCACCAATGCCTTATTGGTAGAGGATAGATTTGCGCCAACTTTTGGAGGTGTTTACAATAAAAATCAAAACTTTAAAGTTATGGTGTATGGTATGGGAGCGTGGACAGATTTTGTAGTAAAATCAAGAAATAGTACAGGAAACCTAATCCCTGCAGTGAGTTTAAAGTTGTCAAAAAAATAA
- a CDS encoding 3'-5' exonuclease — translation MQLKLTRPICFFDLETTGVNVAKDRVVEIAILKIHPNGNKESKTWLVNPEMVIPDEVIAVHGISNEKVANEPTFKELSKEIYNMIKDSDLGGFNSDRFDIPLLAEEMLRAEIDFDMKNRVAVDVQTIFHKMEKRTLGAAYKFYCDKDLIDAHSAAADTNATYEVLLAQLDRYPELENNMKMLAEFSSHKRTVDFAGFIILDDEEEEVFSFGKHKGKKVHDVLAKEPGYFSWILNADFPLYTKKILTQIKLSKLNNKLG, via the coding sequence ATGCAATTAAAATTAACACGTCCTATTTGTTTTTTCGATTTAGAAACAACGGGTGTCAATGTAGCAAAAGATCGAGTTGTAGAAATAGCAATTCTTAAAATACATCCTAACGGGAATAAAGAGAGTAAAACTTGGTTGGTAAATCCGGAAATGGTCATTCCTGATGAAGTAATTGCTGTACATGGTATTTCTAATGAAAAAGTGGCTAATGAACCTACGTTTAAAGAGCTTTCGAAAGAAATTTACAACATGATTAAAGACAGTGATCTAGGAGGTTTTAATTCTGATCGTTTTGATATTCCATTGTTGGCAGAAGAAATGCTGCGTGCAGAAATAGATTTTGATATGAAAAATAGAGTTGCAGTAGATGTGCAGACTATCTTTCATAAAATGGAAAAGAGAACTCTTGGCGCTGCTTATAAGTTTTATTGTGATAAAGATTTGATAGATGCGCATAGTGCAGCAGCAGATACCAATGCAACCTATGAAGTGTTATTGGCGCAATTAGACCGGTATCCGGAGTTGGAAAATAACATGAAAATGTTAGCGGAATTTTCATCGCATAAAAGAACCGTAGATTTTGCTGGCTTTATAATCTTGGATGATGAAGAGGAAGAGGTTTTCTCTTTTGGAAAGCATAAGGGTAAAAAGGTTCATGATGTACTTGCGAAAGAGCCAGGATATTTCAGTTGGATACTAAATGCCGATTTTCCTTTGTATACTAAGAAAATTTTGACACAAATTAAGTTGAGTAAATTGAATAACAAACTAGGATAA
- a CDS encoding dihydrolipoamide acetyltransferase family protein: protein MSKFELKLPQMGESVAEATLTTWLKEVGDTIEMDEAVFEIATDKVDSEVPSEVEGVLVEKLFNIDDIISVGQTVAIIEIQDGASDSVAAPEHEPVKEDATAANSIEQEIESVQEIVKTPAADYSSTDRFYSPLVKNIAKEEGVSVADLDAIVGTGKEGRVTKNDILAYVENRKTRNVVAPSAAAATATANVTAQAASAPVAVSQAPSDVKVGSGDEVIPMSRMGKLIAQYMRESISTSAHVQSFIEVDVTNVVNWRNKNKTSFEKREGEKLTFTPIFMEAVAVALKKYPMMNISLNGDTVVKKKNINIGMAAALPDGNLIVPVIKNADQLNLVGMAKAVNDLATRSRNNKLKPDEIKDGTYTVTNVGTFGSVFGTPIINQPQVGILALGAIRKVPSVIETPEGDFIGIRSKMFLSHSYDHRVVNGALGGMFVKAVADFLEAWDVNREI from the coding sequence ATGTCAAAGTTTGAATTAAAATTACCACAGATGGGTGAGAGTGTTGCAGAGGCAACACTAACTACTTGGTTAAAAGAAGTAGGGGATACTATTGAGATGGATGAGGCGGTTTTTGAAATTGCTACAGATAAGGTAGATTCTGAGGTGCCTAGCGAGGTGGAAGGTGTTTTGGTTGAAAAGCTTTTCAATATTGATGATATTATATCGGTAGGGCAAACGGTTGCAATAATCGAGATTCAAGATGGTGCATCGGATTCTGTTGCTGCTCCAGAGCACGAGCCAGTAAAAGAAGATGCTACTGCAGCAAATTCGATTGAACAAGAAATAGAAAGTGTACAAGAAATAGTAAAAACTCCAGCTGCAGATTATAGTAGTACAGATCGTTTCTATTCTCCTTTAGTGAAGAATATTGCTAAAGAAGAAGGGGTTTCTGTCGCAGATTTAGATGCTATTGTAGGTACGGGAAAAGAAGGAAGAGTTACTAAAAACGATATTCTAGCTTATGTAGAGAATCGTAAAACTCGGAATGTGGTCGCTCCTAGTGCAGCTGCAGCAACTGCAACCGCTAATGTTACTGCGCAAGCGGCTAGTGCTCCAGTGGCAGTAAGTCAGGCTCCTTCAGATGTAAAAGTTGGTAGTGGAGATGAGGTAATCCCGATGAGTAGAATGGGAAAACTTATTGCGCAATATATGCGCGAAAGTATTTCAACTTCTGCACATGTTCAGAGCTTTATAGAAGTTGATGTAACCAATGTAGTAAATTGGAGAAATAAAAATAAAACGAGCTTTGAGAAAAGAGAAGGAGAAAAACTTACGTTCACTCCTATCTTTATGGAGGCTGTTGCGGTGGCATTAAAGAAATATCCTATGATGAACATTTCTTTGAACGGTGATACCGTGGTTAAAAAGAAAAACATCAATATAGGTATGGCAGCAGCTTTACCGGATGGTAATTTAATTGTTCCTGTAATTAAAAATGCAGACCAATTAAATTTAGTGGGTATGGCAAAGGCGGTTAATGATTTGGCAACTAGAAGTCGAAATAATAAATTGAAGCCGGACGAAATAAAAGATGGTACCTATACGGTAACCAATGTGGGAACTTTTGGAAGTGTTTTTGGTACGCCAATCATCAACCAACCACAAGTGGGTATTCTTGCATTAGGAGCTATACGTAAAGTGCCTTCTGTAATAGAAACTCCAGAAGGAGATTTTATAGGGATTAGAAGTAAGATGTTCTTGTCTCATAGTTATGACCATAGAGTGGTTAACGGAGCGCTAGGAGGTATGTTTGTGAAAGCAGTAGCAGATTTCTTAGAAGCTTGGGATGTAAATAGAGAAATCTAA
- the recR gene encoding recombination mediator RecR, producing MEFSSKLLENAVYEISQLPGIGKRTALRLALHLLKQPEEQTSHLTSALEKLRSQIKFCSNCHNISDVALCEICANPKRDASIICVVEDIRDVMAIENTGQFRGMYHVLGGKISPMECVGPQDLTIGSLVGKVKKGGVTELIFALSSTMEGDTTNFYIFKQLEGTVVKTSTIARGIAVGDELEYADEITLGRSILNRIPFENSMKA from the coding sequence ATGGAATTCTCTTCAAAATTATTGGAAAATGCGGTTTATGAAATTTCGCAATTGCCCGGTATCGGAAAGCGTACGGCATTGCGGCTGGCATTGCATTTACTAAAACAGCCAGAAGAGCAAACATCTCATTTAACGAGTGCCTTAGAGAAGTTAAGGAGTCAAATTAAATTTTGCTCTAATTGCCATAATATTTCAGATGTCGCGCTTTGCGAAATTTGTGCAAATCCTAAAAGAGATGCCTCTATTATTTGTGTAGTAGAAGATATTAGAGATGTAATGGCTATAGAGAACACGGGGCAGTTTAGAGGTATGTACCATGTTTTAGGAGGTAAAATTTCTCCTATGGAATGTGTCGGGCCGCAAGATTTAACCATTGGATCTTTAGTGGGGAAAGTTAAAAAGGGTGGAGTCACCGAACTAATTTTTGCATTGAGTTCTACGATGGAAGGCGATACGACCAATTTTTATATTTTTAAACAGCTAGAGGGTACAGTAGTAAAAACATCGACCATTGCAAGAGGAATTGCGGTGGGGGATGAATTGGAATATGCAGATGAAATTACCTTAGGACGGAGTATTTTAAACCGTATTCCATTCGAAAACTCTATGAAGGCATAA
- a CDS encoding CoA-binding protein: MQKTLVIGASLKPSRYSNIAIDKLTEKSIETEAFGLKEGLLYGVQIKTNFADFQNIHTVTLYLNSKNQEAYYQKIIDLKPKRVIFNPGTENPNFYSLLRENGIEVEVACTLVLLATDQY, from the coding sequence ATGCAAAAAACACTCGTAATTGGCGCTTCGTTAAAACCTAGCAGATATAGTAATATAGCTATAGATAAGTTAACAGAAAAATCTATTGAAACAGAAGCTTTTGGTTTAAAGGAGGGCCTTCTTTACGGAGTGCAAATTAAGACTAATTTTGCCGACTTTCAAAATATACACACGGTTACTTTGTATTTAAATTCAAAAAATCAAGAAGCGTATTATCAAAAAATTATAGATTTAAAACCAAAGCGGGTAATTTTTAATCCAGGTACGGAAAACCCCAACTTCTATAGCTTACTTCGGGAAAATGGTATAGAGGTTGAGGTGGCTTGCACCCTTGTTTTATTAGCAACAGATCAATATTAA
- a CDS encoding TonB-dependent receptor domain-containing protein: MKKAILCIALLINSAIFANTETSTTDAVLGTITGTILDQSLQEPIAFAAIVIKSKDNATIITGGITEENGTFEIKNIPEGTLTFLVQFIGYKTYSKLVTIDKNHRKIALGTIYLEDQTQELSGVEVVAERTTIEQKIDRKVINVGKDLTTTGASASDIMNNIPSVNIDQQTGELSMRGNSNVRVMVDGKLSNVPVAQLLKQIPSSAIKSIELITNPSAKYNPEGMSGIINIILHKNANNGFNGTISTGLTVGEEAKFNSAIDLNYRSGKFNVYGNYGNNIGKYVNNGNLYRLDDNSEQQFSFLNNNKSHLYKIGIDFYLNEYHTISFFTNQNSFDGKGKGDTDILYYDDASRNSNQIFDNFQDNLSEQYNFDYKLKFKKEGHSIELEVDYNEFNQNEDAFFESSGATVFPNYVDMVDTKRKQSIANLDYVNPIDSISKLELGLESRNFETNVDYTSTGLSFNETGNLIPTPNTDFVYGMDIYSAYATFGQNYKKWSYQAGLRVENVEVKADTNNIRSFSDKYTQVYPSAYVTYAPNEKNQLQFSLSRRVDRPGLQQVNPIREWSTPLISSFGNQRLVPQFTNSYEVNYTKRLEKGSITTGVFYRQIKDEINRAVYVDRLDLNKLILTYDNFDNTTAYGMEVSLNYKPLTWWSINGSFDLFSQTQRGITETLPTENPNATVDDIVIEEVQVENTAWNFRMNNSLKATKNLSFQIFGFYRGANKNIQFDVKSMYFVNTGARYSFAEGKGTFSLNFNDVFNTMRFAFDSTRPYASTGEFNWESRTVYAGLSYMFGSGKNKASKRKNRDNNTKDSGGGIL, translated from the coding sequence ATGAAAAAAGCAATCCTATGTATTGCACTGCTCATCAACAGTGCAATATTCGCAAACACAGAAACCTCTACTACCGATGCGGTATTAGGCACAATTACAGGTACAATCTTAGACCAATCGTTACAAGAACCTATAGCATTCGCAGCTATTGTTATAAAGTCTAAAGACAATGCTACTATTATTACTGGGGGCATTACCGAGGAAAACGGGACTTTTGAAATCAAAAATATTCCCGAAGGTACACTCACTTTTTTAGTTCAATTTATAGGCTACAAAACCTACTCGAAGCTAGTAACGATTGATAAGAACCACAGAAAAATAGCTTTAGGAACCATTTACCTTGAAGATCAAACTCAAGAATTATCCGGTGTAGAAGTAGTCGCTGAACGTACTACCATTGAACAGAAAATAGATAGGAAGGTAATTAATGTTGGAAAAGATCTTACCACCACAGGCGCATCAGCATCAGACATCATGAACAATATTCCTTCTGTAAATATAGACCAACAGACAGGTGAACTCTCTATGCGCGGTAATTCTAACGTAAGAGTTATGGTAGATGGTAAATTATCTAATGTTCCCGTAGCTCAATTACTAAAACAGATTCCGTCTAGCGCTATAAAATCTATTGAACTAATCACCAATCCTTCTGCAAAGTATAATCCTGAAGGCATGAGCGGTATCATCAACATCATACTTCATAAAAATGCGAATAACGGATTTAATGGAACCATTAGCACCGGACTAACCGTTGGCGAAGAAGCTAAATTTAATAGTGCTATTGACTTAAATTATCGTTCAGGAAAATTTAATGTATATGGCAACTATGGTAATAATATCGGTAAATACGTAAATAACGGAAATCTTTACAGATTGGATGATAATTCTGAACAGCAGTTTAGTTTCCTTAACAACAACAAATCGCACTTATATAAAATAGGAATCGATTTTTATTTAAATGAGTACCATACTATTTCATTTTTTACCAATCAGAATTCATTTGACGGAAAAGGAAAAGGAGATACTGATATTTTGTACTATGACGATGCCAGCAGAAATTCAAATCAAATTTTTGATAATTTTCAAGACAACCTGAGCGAGCAGTACAATTTTGATTATAAACTGAAATTCAAAAAAGAAGGTCATTCTATAGAATTGGAGGTTGATTACAACGAATTTAATCAAAATGAAGATGCCTTTTTTGAGTCATCTGGTGCTACGGTTTTTCCTAACTACGTAGACATGGTGGATACCAAACGCAAGCAGAGCATCGCTAATTTGGATTATGTAAACCCTATAGACTCAATCTCTAAGTTAGAATTAGGCCTTGAATCTAGAAATTTTGAAACCAATGTAGATTATACCTCTACAGGATTATCTTTTAATGAAACGGGGAACTTAATACCTACGCCAAATACCGATTTTGTATACGGAATGGATATCTATTCTGCTTATGCCACTTTTGGTCAGAATTATAAAAAATGGTCCTATCAAGCAGGCTTACGTGTAGAAAATGTGGAAGTAAAAGCAGACACGAATAACATACGCTCTTTCTCTGATAAATATACACAAGTATACCCTTCTGCCTATGTGACGTATGCCCCTAATGAGAAAAACCAACTTCAATTTAGTTTAAGTCGTCGCGTAGATAGACCTGGATTACAACAAGTAAATCCTATTAGAGAATGGTCTACCCCCTTAATATCTTCTTTTGGAAACCAACGGTTAGTACCACAATTTACCAATTCTTATGAAGTTAACTACACCAAACGTTTAGAAAAAGGAAGTATTACCACAGGTGTTTTCTACCGCCAAATTAAAGATGAAATTAATAGAGCTGTGTATGTAGACCGCTTAGATCTAAACAAACTTATCTTAACCTATGATAATTTTGATAACACCACCGCTTACGGAATGGAAGTATCTTTGAACTACAAACCCTTAACCTGGTGGAGTATTAATGGTAGTTTTGATCTATTCTCTCAAACACAGAGAGGAATTACAGAGACCTTACCAACAGAAAACCCTAATGCAACTGTTGATGATATTGTAATAGAAGAAGTTCAGGTAGAGAATACAGCATGGAATTTTAGAATGAATAACAGTCTAAAAGCTACTAAAAACTTAAGTTTTCAAATCTTTGGTTTCTATCGTGGTGCTAACAAAAATATACAGTTTGACGTAAAGTCTATGTATTTTGTAAATACAGGAGCTCGCTACAGTTTTGCTGAAGGAAAAGGAACGTTTAGCCTAAACTTTAATGATGTGTTTAACACCATGCGCTTTGCTTTTGATAGCACGAGGCCGTATGCCTCGACGGGAGAATTTAATTGGGAAAGTAGAACCGTATACGCCGGCTTATCCTACATGTTTGGAAGTGGAAAAAATAAGGCTAGCAAACGTAAAAATAGAGATAATAACACCAAAGATAGTGGTGGCGGAATTTTATAA
- a CDS encoding 3-oxoacyl-ACP synthase III family protein, producing MYNSKIIGLGHYVPENVVTNDDLSKVMDTNDAWIQERTGIKERRHVIKGDGDTTTTMGVKAAKIAIERAGIDKDDIDFIVFATLSPDYYFPGPGVLVQRDLGIKTVGALDVRNQCSGFVYAISVADQYIKTGMYKNVLVIGSELHSHGLDMSTRGRGVSVIFGDGAGAAILSREEDNTKGILSTHLHSEGQHAEELSLIAPGMGKRWVTDIIEDNDPNDESYFPYMNGQFVFKNAVVRFSEVIMEGLGANKLAPTDIDMLVPHQANLRISQFIQKKFQLSDDQVFNNIMNYGNTTAASIPIALTEAWEQGKVKEGDLVVLAAFGSGFTWGSVIIRW from the coding sequence ATGTATAATTCGAAAATTATAGGCTTAGGACATTACGTTCCTGAAAACGTTGTGACTAATGATGATTTATCAAAGGTCATGGATACTAACGATGCGTGGATTCAAGAAAGAACAGGCATTAAAGAGAGACGTCATGTTATAAAAGGCGATGGTGATACTACCACCACTATGGGGGTTAAAGCTGCTAAAATTGCTATTGAAAGAGCCGGTATTGATAAAGATGATATTGATTTTATTGTATTTGCCACGCTAAGTCCGGATTACTACTTTCCTGGGCCAGGTGTCTTGGTGCAACGAGATTTAGGCATTAAAACGGTAGGAGCATTAGATGTAAGAAATCAATGTTCTGGTTTTGTTTACGCTATTTCTGTTGCAGATCAGTACATTAAAACAGGGATGTATAAGAATGTTTTAGTGATTGGTTCAGAACTGCATTCTCATGGCTTAGATATGTCTACGCGTGGTAGAGGTGTTTCTGTAATTTTTGGTGATGGAGCAGGAGCTGCCATATTATCAAGAGAAGAAGATAATACAAAAGGTATCTTATCTACACATTTACATTCAGAAGGGCAGCATGCGGAAGAGTTATCTCTAATAGCTCCGGGAATGGGGAAAAGATGGGTGACCGATATTATAGAAGACAATGACCCTAATGATGAATCATATTTTCCATATATGAACGGACAATTTGTATTTAAAAATGCTGTAGTTCGTTTTAGTGAAGTAATCATGGAAGGTCTAGGAGCTAATAAATTAGCGCCAACAGATATTGATATGTTAGTGCCGCATCAAGCAAACTTGAGAATTTCTCAATTCATTCAGAAGAAATTCCAATTGTCAGATGATCAAGTTTTTAATAATATTATGAACTACGGAAATACGACAGCGGCATCTATTCCAATAGCTTTGACGGAAGCTTGGGAACAAGGCAAAGTAAAAGAAGGAGACTTGGTAGTGCTAGCTGCATTTGGTAGTGGCTTTACGTGGGGTAGTGTTATTATCCGCTGGTAA